A genome region from Chlorobaculum tepidum TLS includes the following:
- a CDS encoding 1,4-dihydroxy-2-naphthoate polyprenyltransferase → MSVSSSSQLSAFQAWMLAIRPKTLPAGAMPVVIGAALAAASGVFKPLPALVALICALGIQIATNFINEIYDFRKGADTAERLGPTRTVAAGIITEQTMIRVSIVLGVSVFVLGLYLVAIGGWPILLIGVLSLLFAWAYTGGPFPIAYSGLGDVFVFIFFGLVAVGGTYYVQALSLPMEVLVAAAAPGAFSVCILLVNNIRDIDTDRKVGKMTLPARIGAPAARALYVALVVLAYLVPFYMISTGYSLWCLLSLLSIPLAIGMVRTLYASEGQALNAVLAGTGKVLTVHGLLFSLGLVIPNIISIFRP, encoded by the coding sequence ATGTCCGTTTCAAGTTCATCACAGCTGTCGGCGTTTCAGGCATGGATGCTGGCTATCCGCCCGAAAACGCTTCCAGCGGGAGCAATGCCTGTCGTGATCGGTGCGGCTCTCGCTGCAGCCAGTGGTGTATTCAAGCCGCTTCCGGCGCTGGTTGCGCTGATCTGCGCGCTCGGTATCCAGATCGCCACCAACTTCATCAACGAAATTTACGACTTTCGCAAGGGCGCAGACACCGCCGAGCGGCTTGGCCCGACGCGCACAGTTGCTGCCGGAATCATCACCGAACAGACGATGATTCGCGTCTCGATCGTACTCGGTGTTTCGGTGTTCGTGCTTGGCTTGTATCTCGTCGCCATCGGCGGCTGGCCGATTTTGCTGATTGGCGTGCTCTCGCTGCTCTTCGCCTGGGCTTACACCGGCGGACCGTTTCCGATCGCCTATTCCGGGCTTGGCGATGTGTTCGTCTTCATCTTTTTCGGCCTCGTGGCGGTCGGCGGCACCTATTATGTTCAGGCGCTTTCGCTGCCGATGGAGGTACTCGTTGCCGCAGCCGCGCCCGGCGCGTTCTCGGTCTGCATCCTGCTCGTCAACAATATCCGCGACATCGACACCGACCGGAAGGTTGGCAAGATGACGCTTCCGGCCCGCATTGGCGCTCCGGCGGCCCGCGCTTTGTACGTCGCGCTTGTGGTGCTGGCCTATCTCGTTCCGTTTTATATGATTAGCACCGGTTATTCGCTCTGGTGCCTTCTGAGTCTGCTGAGCATTCCGCTCGCCATCGGCATGGTGCGCACGCTCTACGCTTCCGAGGGCCAGGCGCTGAATGCGGTGCTGGCTGGCACCGGCAAGGTGCTTACCGTGCACGGCTTACTCTTTTCGCTCGGGCTTGTCATTCCCAATATCATTTCGATTTTTCGTCCATGA
- the mdh gene encoding malate dehydrogenase, with protein sequence MKITVIGAGNVGATTAFRLAEKQLARELVLLDVVEGIPQGKALDMYESGPVGLFDTKVTGSNDYADTANSDIVVITAGLPRKPGMTREDLLSMNAGIVREVTGRIMEHSKNPIIVVVSNPLDIMTHVAWQKSGLPKERVIGMAGVLDSARFRSFIAMELGVSMQDVTACVLGGHGDAMVPVVKYTTVAGIPVADLISAERIAELVERTRTGGAEIVNHLKQGSAFYAPATSVVEMVESIVLDRKRVLTCAVSLDGQYGIDGTFVGVPVKLGKNGVEHIYEIKLDQSDLDLLQKSAKIVDENCKMLDASQG encoded by the coding sequence ATGAAAATCACCGTTATTGGCGCAGGCAACGTTGGGGCAACCACGGCTTTCCGTCTTGCAGAAAAACAGCTTGCAAGAGAGCTCGTGTTGCTCGATGTCGTCGAAGGCATACCTCAGGGAAAAGCACTTGACATGTACGAAAGCGGCCCGGTCGGCCTGTTCGACACGAAGGTAACCGGCTCAAACGACTATGCCGACACTGCAAATTCCGATATCGTCGTCATCACCGCCGGTCTGCCGAGAAAACCAGGCATGACTCGCGAGGATCTGCTTTCGATGAATGCCGGTATCGTCAGGGAGGTGACCGGACGGATCATGGAGCACTCGAAAAATCCGATCATCGTGGTGGTTTCCAACCCGCTCGATATCATGACGCACGTGGCCTGGCAGAAAAGCGGATTACCGAAAGAGCGGGTCATCGGCATGGCCGGTGTGCTTGACTCGGCGCGCTTCCGCTCCTTCATCGCCATGGAACTTGGCGTTTCGATGCAGGATGTGACCGCATGCGTGCTCGGCGGCCACGGCGACGCAATGGTGCCGGTAGTCAAATACACCACGGTGGCAGGCATTCCGGTTGCCGACCTCATTTCCGCAGAAAGGATCGCGGAGCTGGTCGAGCGCACCCGCACCGGCGGCGCAGAGATCGTCAACCACCTCAAGCAGGGTTCGGCATTTTACGCTCCGGCAACATCGGTGGTCGAAATGGTAGAGTCGATCGTGCTGGATCGCAAGCGCGTGCTGACCTGCGCTGTAAGCCTCGACGGGCAGTACGGCATCGACGGCACCTTCGTTGGCGTCCCGGTCAAGCTCGGCAAAAACGGCGTCGAGCACATCTACGAAATCAAGCTCGACCAGAGTGACCTCGACCTGTTGCAGAAATCGGCAAAGATCGTCGATGAAAACTGCAAAATGCTCGATGCATCGCAGGGCTGA
- a CDS encoding NAD(P)/FAD-dependent oxidoreductase, whose amino-acid sequence MLDIHNPATDHHDMRDLTIIGGGPTGIFAAFQCGMNNISCRIIESMPQLGGQLAALYPEKHIYDVAGFPEVPAIDLVESLWAQAERYNPDVVLNETVTKYTKLDDGTFETRTNTGNVYRSRAVLIAAGLGAFEPRKLPQLGNIDHLTGSSVYYAVKSVEDFKGKRVVIVGGGDSALDWTVGLIKNAASVTLVHRGHEFQGHGKTAHEVERARANGTIDVYLETEVASIEESNGVLTRVHLRSSDGSKWTVEADRLLILIGFKSNLGPLARWDLELYENALVVDSHMKTSVDGLYAAGDIAYYPGKLKIIQTGLSEATMAVRHSLSYIKPGEKIRNVFSSVKMAKEKKAAEAGNATENKAE is encoded by the coding sequence ATGTTAGATATTCACAATCCAGCGACCGACCACCACGATATGAGGGATCTCACCATCATCGGCGGTGGTCCAACAGGCATCTTCGCAGCTTTCCAGTGCGGCATGAACAACATCTCCTGCCGTATCATTGAGAGCATGCCACAGCTCGGCGGGCAGCTTGCGGCGCTCTATCCTGAAAAACATATCTACGACGTGGCCGGCTTTCCGGAAGTTCCGGCCATCGATCTGGTCGAGAGTCTCTGGGCGCAGGCCGAACGGTACAATCCCGATGTTGTGCTGAACGAGACGGTCACGAAATACACCAAACTCGACGACGGCACCTTCGAAACCCGAACCAACACGGGTAACGTTTATCGCTCACGCGCCGTGCTTATTGCTGCCGGTCTCGGTGCGTTCGAGCCGCGCAAGCTGCCGCAGCTCGGCAACATCGACCACCTTACCGGAAGCTCGGTTTACTACGCGGTTAAATCTGTCGAGGATTTCAAGGGCAAGCGCGTAGTAATCGTGGGTGGCGGCGATTCGGCGCTCGACTGGACGGTGGGACTGATAAAGAACGCCGCTTCAGTGACGCTGGTGCACCGCGGCCACGAGTTTCAGGGTCATGGCAAGACCGCGCACGAGGTGGAGCGGGCCAGGGCGAACGGCACGATCGACGTGTATCTCGAAACTGAAGTGGCGAGCATCGAGGAGTCAAATGGCGTGTTGACGCGCGTGCACTTGCGCTCTAGTGATGGTTCGAAGTGGACGGTCGAGGCTGACCGGCTGCTGATTCTGATCGGCTTCAAATCGAATCTCGGTCCGCTGGCCCGGTGGGACCTCGAACTGTACGAGAACGCGCTGGTGGTTGATTCCCATATGAAAACATCGGTCGATGGCCTCTACGCGGCGGGCGACATCGCGTACTACCCCGGCAAGCTCAAGATCATCCAGACCGGCCTGAGCGAGGCCACGATGGCCGTGCGCCACAGCCTCTCCTACATCAAGCCGGGCGAGAAAATTCGTAATGTCTTCAGCAGCGTCAAGATGGCCAAGGAGAAGAAGGCCGCCGAGGCGGGCAACGCGACGGAGAACAAGGCAGAGTAA
- a CDS encoding carbon-nitrogen hydrolase yields the protein MNTDQVRIALVQMSCVENPQENLRKAQERIRQAAAGGANIVCLQELFTTLYFCQTEEYEPFGYAEPIPGPSTAALQELAAELGVVIVASLFEIRAKGVHHNTAAVIDADGSYLGKYRKMHIPDDPGFYEKFYFVPGDLGYKVFDTKFGTIGVLICWDQWYPEAARLTALRGADILFYPTAIGWATSETSQEVRASQRQAWKTSHLGHAVANGVFVAAANRAGTEGELEFWGNSFVSDPFGQVIAEAAHNSEEILYADCDLSKIGFYRSHWPFMRDRRIDSYGDITRRWIDE from the coding sequence ATGAATACCGATCAGGTTCGCATAGCGCTCGTCCAGATGAGCTGCGTTGAGAATCCGCAGGAAAACCTCAGGAAAGCGCAGGAGCGCATCCGCCAGGCTGCCGCGGGCGGGGCCAATATCGTCTGCCTTCAGGAGCTGTTCACCACGCTCTACTTCTGCCAGACCGAGGAGTACGAGCCGTTTGGATACGCCGAGCCGATTCCCGGCCCGTCGACCGCTGCATTGCAGGAGCTGGCCGCCGAACTTGGGGTGGTGATCGTGGCTTCGCTCTTTGAGATTCGCGCCAAGGGGGTGCACCACAACACGGCGGCGGTGATCGATGCTGACGGCAGCTACCTCGGCAAGTACCGCAAGATGCACATTCCCGACGATCCGGGCTTCTACGAGAAGTTCTACTTTGTGCCCGGCGACCTCGGTTACAAGGTGTTTGATACGAAATTTGGTACGATCGGCGTCCTGATTTGCTGGGATCAGTGGTACCCCGAAGCCGCGCGACTTACGGCGCTGCGCGGAGCTGATATTCTCTTCTATCCCACGGCCATCGGCTGGGCCACCTCCGAGACCTCGCAGGAGGTTCGCGCGAGCCAGCGGCAGGCGTGGAAAACCTCGCATCTCGGTCACGCCGTGGCAAACGGTGTGTTTGTCGCCGCCGCCAATCGTGCGGGCACGGAGGGCGAACTCGAGTTCTGGGGCAACAGCTTCGTCTCCGATCCCTTCGGTCAGGTGATTGCCGAGGCGGCCCACAACAGCGAGGAGATTCTCTACGCCGACTGCGACCTCTCGAAGATCGGCTTTTACCGCTCGCACTGGCCCTTCATGCGCGACCGCAGGATCGACTCCTATGGCGACATCACGCGGCGCTGGATCGACGAATAA
- a CDS encoding agmatine deiminase family protein, with protein MSEPTYFMPPEWAPHASTWLSWPHKLESWPGKFEPVPAVFAELAYQLSRSETVNINVLDDAMEAQARELLKERDPEGKYAERIVFHRIPTNDAWCRDHGPNYVIRTQDGRRDKVIMNWEYNAWGGKYEPYDDDNAVPERVAKAQGLPMVSTGMVLEGGAIDVNGAGLLLTTTACLLNPNRNPSLGKAEIEAQLRRYLGIEKVLWLGDGIAGDDTDGHVDDMARFVNENTVVIAVEEDPEDENYKPLRENYELLKTMTGLDGKPLNIVKLPMPEPVYYDGERLPASYANFYIANTVVLVPTYRCPRDQQAIDILQQCFPKREVVGIDCSDLIWGLGAIHCVTHEEPAM; from the coding sequence ATGAGCGAACCGACCTATTTCATGCCGCCTGAGTGGGCGCCGCACGCCTCGACCTGGCTTTCGTGGCCGCACAAGCTCGAATCGTGGCCCGGCAAGTTCGAGCCGGTTCCGGCAGTCTTTGCCGAACTGGCGTATCAGCTCAGCCGCTCTGAAACGGTCAATATCAATGTGCTCGATGATGCGATGGAGGCGCAGGCGCGTGAGTTGCTGAAAGAGCGCGATCCCGAGGGGAAATACGCCGAGCGTATCGTGTTCCACCGGATTCCAACCAACGACGCCTGGTGCCGCGACCACGGCCCGAACTACGTCATCCGCACGCAGGATGGGCGACGTGATAAAGTCATCATGAACTGGGAGTACAACGCTTGGGGTGGCAAGTACGAGCCGTACGACGACGACAACGCCGTTCCGGAACGTGTGGCGAAGGCACAAGGGTTGCCGATGGTTTCGACCGGCATGGTGCTCGAAGGCGGCGCGATCGACGTCAATGGTGCAGGCCTGCTGCTCACCACCACCGCCTGCCTGCTCAACCCCAACCGCAATCCATCGCTGGGCAAAGCCGAGATAGAAGCGCAGCTCAGGCGCTATCTCGGTATCGAAAAGGTGCTCTGGCTCGGCGACGGTATCGCTGGCGACGACACCGACGGCCACGTCGATGACATGGCTCGTTTCGTCAACGAAAACACCGTCGTCATCGCCGTCGAGGAGGATCCAGAGGACGAAAACTACAAGCCGCTCCGGGAGAACTACGAACTCCTCAAAACCATGACCGGCCTCGACGGTAAGCCGCTCAACATCGTCAAACTTCCCATGCCGGAGCCGGTGTATTACGACGGCGAACGCCTTCCTGCCAGCTACGCCAACTTCTATATCGCCAACACCGTAGTCCTTGTACCGACCTACCGCTGCCCGCGCGACCAGCAAGCCATCGATATCCTGCAACAATGTTTCCCCAAGCGGGAGGTCGTCGGCATCGATTGCAGCGATCTTATCTGGGGGCTCGGCGCAATTCACTGCGTGACGCATGAAGAACCGGCGATGTAA
- a CDS encoding M48 family metallopeptidase, with the protein MNLFGQIILFTLIGTWLIKLAADLLNLRAASPTLPEAFRDVYDPADYRRSQEYLRANTKFSLISSTFDLALLLVFWFAGGFNALDQLIRAWGFDPVINGVLYIGALLLLQSVADLPFSIYHTFVLEERFGFNQTTPKVFVIDLIKTLLLAVLIGTPVLAAILWFFQSAGPLGWLWAWGGVTAFSLLLQYVAPTWIMPMFNKFEPLEDGELRKSIMDYAAEVRFPLTGIYVMDGSKRSAKGNAFFTGFGKNKRIVLFDTLIKNHSTGELVAVLAHEIGHFKKKHIFMSMGLSMLNLGVVFYLLSLFMNNRMLFDAFAMQETSVYASLLFFMLLYNPVEFIISILMQMLSRRNEFEADNYAVKTYRNGALLADALKKLSRQNLSNLTPHPFNVFLNYSHPPVLQRVERIEAAARH; encoded by the coding sequence ATGAACCTGTTCGGCCAAATCATTCTTTTTACGCTTATCGGCACCTGGCTCATCAAACTTGCCGCCGATCTTTTGAACCTTCGTGCTGCGTCGCCGACGCTTCCTGAGGCGTTTCGCGACGTGTATGATCCGGCGGACTATCGCCGTTCGCAGGAGTACCTCCGGGCCAACACCAAATTCTCACTTATCAGCTCGACTTTCGATCTCGCCCTGCTGCTCGTTTTCTGGTTCGCGGGCGGCTTCAACGCGCTCGACCAGCTTATTCGCGCCTGGGGTTTCGATCCGGTCATCAACGGCGTGCTCTACATCGGCGCGCTGCTGTTGCTTCAAAGCGTTGCCGACCTGCCGTTCAGCATCTACCACACCTTCGTGCTCGAAGAGCGCTTCGGCTTCAACCAGACCACGCCGAAGGTGTTCGTAATTGATCTCATCAAGACGCTTCTGCTTGCCGTGCTGATCGGCACACCGGTGCTGGCGGCGATCCTCTGGTTTTTCCAGAGTGCCGGGCCGCTCGGCTGGCTCTGGGCGTGGGGGGGCGTGACAGCGTTCAGTCTGCTTCTGCAATATGTTGCGCCGACCTGGATCATGCCGATGTTCAACAAGTTCGAGCCGCTCGAAGATGGCGAGCTTCGCAAGTCGATCATGGATTACGCTGCCGAGGTGCGCTTTCCGCTCACCGGAATCTACGTCATGGACGGCTCCAAACGCTCGGCGAAGGGCAACGCCTTTTTCACCGGATTCGGCAAGAACAAGCGCATCGTGCTGTTCGACACGCTCATCAAAAACCACTCGACCGGCGAGCTGGTCGCCGTGCTGGCCCATGAAATCGGCCACTTCAAGAAGAAGCACATTTTCATGTCGATGGGGCTCAGTATGCTCAACCTCGGCGTGGTTTTTTACCTGCTCTCACTCTTCATGAACAACCGGATGCTCTTTGATGCCTTCGCCATGCAGGAGACTTCGGTCTATGCGAGCCTGCTTTTCTTCATGCTGCTCTACAATCCGGTGGAGTTCATCATTTCGATCCTGATGCAGATGCTCTCGCGGCGCAACGAATTCGAGGCCGACAACTACGCCGTGAAGACGTACCGGAACGGCGCATTGCTGGCTGACGCGCTCAAGAAGCTTTCGCGGCAGAACCTCTCGAACCTGACGCCGCACCCGTTTAACGTCTTCCTGAACTACTCTCATCCGCCGGTGTTGCAGCGTGTTGAAAGGATCGAAGCGGCGGCCCGGCACTGA